A single region of the Anaerostipes rhamnosivorans genome encodes:
- the acpP gene encoding acyl carrier protein, translated as MLEKMKEIIAEQLSVDESEIALETSFKDDLGADSLDLFELVMALEEEYDVEIPSDDLTELNTVEDVINYLKNKGVED; from the coding sequence ATGTTAGAGAAAATGAAGGAAATCATTGCAGAACAGTTAAGCGTTGATGAAAGTGAAATTGCGTTAGAGACATCTTTCAAAGATGACTTAGGAGCTGACTCCCTGGACTTATTTGAATTAGTAATGGCATTAGAAGAAGAGTACGATGTAGAGATTCCGTCTGACGACCTGACAGAGCTTAATACTGTCGAAGATGTAATCAACTACTTAAAGAATAAAGGCGTAGAAGATTAA
- a CDS encoding zinc-binding dehydrogenase, translating to MRVKGVRLYGVKDIRMEEFELPEIKEDEILLKILCNGIAMSTLKEITLAQRHLRVPKNIRKYPILIGHEFAGIIEQVGDKWKEQYHPGDKYVVVPEIPDQIESPGYSYEYFGGAATYCIVPGDVIEKGCLLNFDGESFFEATVAQALYSIVGSFHSNYHSKPGSHEHISGIKPGGNTVILGGCGPMGLMAVRYVLTMEQKPKRLVVTDINDERIAKARRLIPVQEAQRNGVELYYINPSMMVDPASALLALTNEKGYDDVFVYAPPKNVAETGNRIMAMDGCMNIYAATADKKYRAGMNIYGSHYLKTKLIGSSGGLRTDMEEALQLLRDKKINAAMNITHIGGLDAVVDTTLYLKKMPGEKKIIYTHITMPLTAIEDFRKLGKDDPLFEHLADACDEAGGFWNKKAEDILLGSHMAQD from the coding sequence ATGAGAGTAAAAGGCGTCAGACTTTACGGGGTAAAGGACATCAGGATGGAAGAGTTTGAACTTCCAGAGATCAAAGAGGATGAGATTCTTCTCAAGATTCTCTGCAATGGAATTGCCATGTCTACATTGAAAGAGATCACACTTGCCCAAAGGCATCTGCGGGTACCGAAAAATATCCGGAAGTATCCGATCCTGATCGGGCACGAGTTCGCCGGCATCATTGAACAGGTGGGGGATAAGTGGAAGGAGCAGTATCATCCGGGAGATAAGTATGTAGTTGTTCCTGAGATTCCGGACCAGATCGAGTCCCCGGGGTATTCCTATGAGTACTTTGGCGGGGCAGCCACTTACTGTATTGTCCCGGGGGATGTGATCGAGAAGGGATGCCTGCTCAATTTTGATGGAGAAAGCTTTTTTGAGGCCACAGTGGCACAGGCACTGTACAGCATTGTGGGAAGTTTCCATTCCAATTATCACAGCAAGCCGGGCTCCCATGAACACATCTCCGGTATCAAGCCGGGCGGCAACACTGTGATTCTGGGCGGATGCGGACCCATGGGGCTGATGGCAGTACGTTATGTGCTGACTATGGAACAAAAGCCAAAACGGCTGGTAGTGACAGACATTAACGATGAGAGGATTGCTAAGGCCAGGAGGTTGATCCCGGTGCAGGAGGCACAGAGAAATGGAGTGGAGCTTTATTACATAAACCCGTCCATGATGGTGGACCCTGCCTCCGCACTGCTGGCCCTGACCAATGAAAAGGGCTACGATGACGTGTTTGTCTATGCGCCGCCCAAGAATGTGGCGGAGACTGGAAACAGGATCATGGCCATGGACGGCTGCATGAATATCTATGCGGCCACGGCGGACAAAAAGTACCGGGCAGGCATGAATATCTATGGCAGCCATTATCTGAAGACAAAGCTGATCGGGTCCTCCGGGGGACTCAGAACCGATATGGAGGAGGCCCTTCAACTGCTTCGTGACAAGAAGATCAATGCGGCCATGAATATCACACACATCGGCGGCCTTGATGCGGTGGTGGACACCACTCTGTATTTAAAGAAAATGCCAGGGGAGAAAAAGATCATCTACACACATATCACCATGCCGCTGACAGCCATTGAGGATTTCAGGAAGCTGGGGAAAGATGATCCCCTGTTTGAGCATCTGGCGGACGCATGCGATGAGGCCGGGGGATTCTGGAATAAGAAAGCGGAAGATATCCTGCTTGGCAGCCATATGGCCCAGGATTAG